Proteins encoded by one window of Methanobacterium sp. CWC-01:
- the terL gene encoding phage terminase large subunit, with translation MSEKKPTNSLELSQIARAAPMGLALTASKNRYEIPPHINLLNEKLQEVAFGETKRLMVFMPPRHGKSWLVSQFFPAWYLGMFPDKRVILTAYEADFASTWGRRARDVLIDYGPEVFGVEVDSRSMAATRWNIKGHDGGMITAGVGGPITGKGADVLIIDDPVKNAEEANSQSYRRNSWEWFKSTAYTRLEPNGAVILIMTRWHEDDLAGRLIRQMQNENGEVWDVLNLPALAEEDDLLGRKPGEALWPGRYDINELQRIKDTTGSYWWSALYQQRPQPPEGGLLKRSWIKHYQPHELPPLDSLRVYQAWDLAISTRETADYTVCTTIGISKENLIYILDWYRVRIDFPTQVRMVENLAKRWNPLQIVIESNAYQQALPQQLKQTSMLPIKEVKRTIDKVTRISAGFVHFENSKVLLPEKDPELENFLNEYLYFPQGKHDDMLDSMELALQISVRPFFNFNPLLVVGGHPYY, from the coding sequence ATGTCCGAAAAAAAGCCAACCAACTCATTAGAGCTGTCGCAGATAGCCAGGGCAGCACCGATGGGGCTGGCACTCACAGCAAGTAAAAACCGATACGAGATTCCGCCCCACATCAACCTCCTAAATGAGAAGCTCCAGGAAGTGGCTTTCGGTGAGACAAAGAGGTTGATGGTGTTCATGCCTCCCAGACACGGTAAGTCTTGGCTGGTGTCTCAGTTCTTCCCGGCCTGGTACCTGGGGATGTTCCCAGATAAAAGAGTAATACTAACGGCATATGAGGCAGATTTTGCCTCTACCTGGGGCAGGCGCGCCAGGGATGTATTAATTGACTATGGTCCTGAAGTTTTTGGGGTTGAAGTAGATTCCAGGTCGATGGCAGCCACCAGGTGGAACATCAAAGGACATGACGGGGGTATGATCACGGCTGGAGTCGGTGGACCAATCACTGGTAAAGGTGCAGATGTGCTGATAATCGACGACCCTGTGAAAAACGCAGAAGAAGCCAACTCCCAGAGCTACCGACGAAATAGTTGGGAATGGTTCAAATCCACCGCCTACACCCGACTGGAACCGAATGGTGCTGTGATCTTGATCATGACCCGCTGGCACGAAGACGACCTGGCTGGCAGACTAATCAGACAGATGCAAAATGAAAATGGGGAAGTTTGGGATGTACTTAACCTACCGGCCTTGGCTGAAGAAGATGACCTTTTGGGGAGGAAACCTGGAGAAGCACTCTGGCCAGGCAGGTATGATATAAATGAACTTCAGCGCATCAAGGATACCACTGGATCATACTGGTGGAGCGCCCTATATCAGCAGCGGCCACAGCCACCAGAGGGCGGATTATTAAAGCGGTCTTGGATTAAACATTATCAACCACACGAATTACCACCACTTGATTCATTACGTGTATATCAGGCGTGGGATTTGGCCATCAGCACCAGGGAAACTGCAGACTACACGGTGTGTACCACAATAGGGATCTCCAAAGAAAACTTAATCTACATACTGGATTGGTACCGGGTTCGGATAGACTTCCCCACCCAGGTCAGGATGGTCGAAAACCTTGCCAAAAGGTGGAACCCCTTACAGATTGTTATTGAATCAAACGCCTATCAACAGGCACTCCCCCAACAACTCAAACAGACATCCATGCTTCCAATAAAGGAAGTAAAAAGGACAATTGACAAGGTCACCAGGATTTCAGCTGGTTTTGTACACTTTGAAAATAGTAAAGTCCTATTACCTGAGAAAGACCCTGAACTGGAGAATTTCCTCAACGAGTACCTCTACTTTCCCCAGGGGAAGCATGATGACATGCTGGACTCAATGGAATTGGCACTCCAGATCTCAGTCAGACCTTTTTTTAACTTCAATCCTTTACTAGTGGTAGGTGGTCATCCTTATTATTGA
- a CDS encoding VOC family protein: protein MQKIIPFLWFDDKAEEAANFYTSIFKDSKIERVTHYGDTGPGPKGTVMSVVFQLEGQEFYALNGDPPYTFNPAISFFVNCEDQKEVDYFWEKLSEGGENQGPGWIKDKYGLTWQVVPTLLGELSNDPDPNKSERVMQAMMQMDKLEIQKLIEAY from the coding sequence ATGCAAAAAATAATACCATTTCTATGGTTTGATGATAAAGCCGAGGAGGCGGCGAATTTTTATACCTCCATTTTTAAAGATTCGAAGATAGAAAGGGTTACTCATTATGGAGATACTGGGCCGGGTCCGAAAGGAACGGTTATGTCCGTGGTATTCCAACTGGAAGGACAAGAATTTTATGCGCTAAACGGAGATCCCCCCTACACCTTCAATCCAGCCATATCCTTCTTCGTGAACTGTGAAGACCAGAAGGAGGTGGATTATTTCTGGGAAAAGCTCTCCGAGGGCGGAGAAAATCAGGGCCCGGGCTGGATTAAAGATAAATACGGCCTCACCTGGCAAGTAGTTCCCACCCTATTAGGGGAGCTCTCAAATGATCCCGATCCAAATAAATCAGAAAGAGTGATGCAGGCCATGATGCAGATGGATAAATTAGAGATCCAAAAATTAATAGAGGCCTATTAG
- the nudC gene encoding NAD(+) diphosphatase has translation MKRESIYKRYIPAFTREVENNHPAYWFIFNSDKLLLNPEGSYKIPLAENLNDLSIDPVRIIYLGTLAGHPSYAAEVKPGTTAPDGMVFQDLKSLYELLDEDIFLLAGRAIQIINWDKNHQFCGRCGSPTKTAEYEMGKICPECGLMNFPRLSPAVITAIVKDNGLLMAKHSYGLIDRYTLIAGFVEPGETLEEAVRREIMEEVGLEVRNIEYFGSQPWPFPHSFMIGFTAQYEKGEIKVDGKEIVDAKWFTAPEITPPPSQVSIARELINWFIENHSPEG, from the coding sequence ATGAAAAGGGAAAGCATTTACAAGAGATACATCCCTGCATTTACCAGAGAGGTAGAAAACAACCATCCTGCCTACTGGTTCATCTTCAACTCCGATAAACTACTCTTAAACCCTGAAGGTAGTTATAAAATTCCTTTAGCTGAAAATCTAAATGATCTATCCATTGATCCGGTTAGAATCATATATCTCGGTACCTTGGCAGGCCACCCCAGTTATGCTGCGGAGGTGAAGCCTGGAACCACCGCCCCGGATGGAATGGTTTTCCAGGACTTAAAATCACTTTATGAACTTTTAGATGAAGATATCTTTCTTCTGGCGGGCCGAGCCATCCAGATCATCAACTGGGATAAAAATCACCAGTTCTGTGGTAGGTGCGGCTCCCCCACCAAAACCGCAGAATACGAAATGGGTAAAATTTGCCCGGAATGCGGTTTAATGAATTTTCCCCGCCTCTCACCAGCAGTGATAACCGCCATAGTTAAAGATAATGGACTCTTAATGGCCAAACACTCCTACGGCCTTATAGATAGATATACACTTATCGCAGGGTTTGTGGAACCGGGAGAAACCCTGGAAGAAGCTGTCCGCCGGGAAATAATGGAAGAAGTTGGCCTGGAAGTAAGGAATATAGAATATTTCGGTAGCCAACCCTGGCCCTTTCCCCATTCTTTCATGATCGGTTTCACAGCCCAATACGAAAAAGGAGAAATCAAGGTCGATGGGAAGGAAATAGTGGATGCAAAATGGTTCACTGCCCCTGAAATTACCCCACCACCTTCCCAGGTTAGTATTGCCAGGGAGTTAATTAACTGGTTTATTGAGAACCACTCTCCGGAAGGGTGA
- a CDS encoding MEDS domain-containing protein — protein sequence MVLRKSGIDIMGDVPWGTHFCQFYRTKDDLIDILVPYFKAGLDSNEFCMWVTSEPLGVEEAREALGKVLPDVNRYLEEGQLEILPYTQWYVNDDVFDSKRVLNGWVEKLDRALDKGYSGLRLSRNTFWLEKDDWDDFVNYEEEINDVIGNYPMMALCTYSLNKCSANEIIDVIINHQFAIIRREGNWDLIENLESKKTKDTLLWNQQRDKLLADVFRKLLTNDDPQTIIDSICLETMNFLDCDLFLNYLVDNEKGCLHLNAYSGIPKEETQRIEWLDFGRGICGCAALQSRRVVAENIFENQDPRTGLVKSYGVQAYACHPLLIEGQSIGTLSFGTKSRIKFAPEELALMKVVADQISIAMNRLISNRKLRASEEKYRELVQNTNSIIIRWTTEGQITFFNEYAEKFFGYTEEELLNQSVMTIVPGDEVAGKSLANIVQDIVKDPDQYDVNENENILKNGKRVWIRWTNKPIYDDEGKIQEILAVGMDITERKQAEIKLKETLDNLEKLVDERTRELKLSNAYNRNLIETSLDPLVTIGPDGMITDVNRATENVTGHTRVELVGTDFADYFTRPNEAKEGYQLVFKEGMVRDYPLEIKHRNGNITPVMYNAAVYKDEYGEVVGIFAAARDVTELKKAEEELREYWENLEELVELRTNELAKRTEELANTNADLQQFAYAASHDLREPLRMITSFLQLLEKRYKDQLDQDANEFISFAVDGAKRLDNMILDLLEYSRIANKELMFDYVDLEEVLDTVNINLKVLINENNATIIHNGLPIIVGDAYQMILLFQNLIGNAIKYRRENSPQIHISKEIDGDQYLFSVKDNGIGIDSEHLGGIFNIFKRLHTNEEYEGTGMGLSIVQRIVHQHGGEIWVESEPGKGSNFNFTIPIHPLDSNINETV from the coding sequence ATGGTACTGAGAAAATCAGGCATAGATATCATGGGAGATGTCCCCTGGGGGACCCATTTCTGCCAGTTCTATCGTACTAAAGATGATCTAATCGACATACTGGTCCCTTATTTTAAAGCCGGATTGGATAGTAACGAATTTTGCATGTGGGTCACATCCGAGCCTTTAGGTGTGGAAGAGGCCAGGGAAGCTCTGGGAAAGGTTCTACCGGATGTTAACCGTTACCTGGAGGAGGGACAACTCGAAATACTCCCCTACACCCAATGGTACGTTAATGATGACGTTTTTGATTCCAAGAGAGTTTTAAATGGTTGGGTGGAAAAACTGGATAGAGCTTTGGATAAGGGTTATTCCGGTTTGAGACTTAGTAGGAATACCTTCTGGCTGGAGAAAGATGATTGGGACGATTTTGTTAATTATGAGGAAGAAATCAACGATGTTATCGGAAACTATCCCATGATGGCCTTATGTACCTATTCCCTCAATAAATGTAGTGCCAATGAGATTATAGATGTGATTATTAACCATCAATTTGCAATTATTAGACGTGAAGGGAACTGGGATCTTATTGAGAACTTGGAAAGTAAAAAGACAAAAGACACGCTCTTATGGAACCAACAGCGTGATAAACTTCTGGCGGATGTTTTCAGGAAGCTTCTAACCAATGATGATCCTCAGACTATTATTGATTCCATATGCTTAGAAACCATGAACTTTCTGGATTGTGATCTCTTTCTGAATTACCTAGTTGACAACGAAAAAGGATGTTTGCATCTTAATGCATATTCTGGAATACCAAAAGAAGAAACCCAAAGGATTGAATGGTTAGATTTTGGCAGGGGTATATGTGGATGTGCTGCGTTGCAATCACGACGAGTAGTTGCCGAAAATATTTTTGAAAACCAGGACCCCCGAACCGGGTTGGTTAAGTCTTATGGGGTTCAGGCCTACGCCTGTCACCCCTTACTGATTGAAGGCCAGAGTATCGGCACATTATCCTTTGGAACTAAGTCACGAATCAAATTTGCCCCGGAAGAATTAGCTTTGATGAAGGTGGTGGCGGATCAAATATCCATCGCCATGAATAGGCTCATATCCAACCGTAAATTAAGGGCCAGTGAAGAAAAATATCGAGAATTAGTACAGAATACTAATAGCATCATCATCCGCTGGACAACAGAAGGCCAAATAACATTTTTCAATGAATATGCCGAGAAATTCTTCGGATACACCGAAGAGGAGCTATTAAATCAATCCGTAATGACAATTGTACCTGGAGATGAGGTTGCTGGCAAAAGTTTGGCCAATATTGTCCAGGACATCGTTAAAGATCCCGATCAATATGATGTTAATGAAAATGAAAACATCCTCAAAAATGGCAAGCGAGTATGGATTAGGTGGACTAATAAACCAATATACGATGATGAAGGGAAAATTCAGGAAATACTGGCAGTAGGTATGGACATTACCGAACGTAAACAGGCAGAAATAAAACTTAAAGAGACCTTAGATAACCTGGAGAAATTGGTTGATGAACGTACCCGAGAACTGAAATTATCAAATGCTTATAACCGTAACCTGATAGAGACTTCTTTAGATCCCCTGGTTACCATTGGACCGGATGGTATGATTACCGATGTAAATAGAGCTACCGAGAATGTTACTGGCCATACCCGTGTGGAGCTTGTGGGCACGGATTTTGCAGATTACTTCACCCGGCCCAATGAGGCTAAAGAAGGTTACCAGCTCGTTTTTAAGGAGGGAATGGTAAGAGATTATCCCTTGGAGATTAAACATAGAAATGGTAATATTACTCCGGTTATGTACAATGCAGCTGTTTATAAGGATGAGTATGGTGAAGTAGTGGGTATATTTGCGGCGGCACGTGATGTTACTGAACTTAAAAAGGCGGAAGAAGAACTCCGGGAATACTGGGAAAATCTGGAGGAACTAGTAGAACTACGCACCAATGAACTCGCTAAACGGACTGAAGAGCTGGCCAATACTAACGCGGATTTACAACAGTTTGCTTATGCGGCGTCTCATGACTTAAGGGAACCTCTGAGGATGATTACCAGCTTTTTACAGTTACTGGAGAAACGCTATAAGGACCAGTTAGACCAGGATGCTAATGAATTCATTTCTTTTGCGGTGGATGGTGCTAAACGTCTGGATAATATGATCCTGGATTTATTAGAATACTCTCGAATTGCCAATAAAGAATTGATGTTTGACTATGTGGACTTAGAGGAGGTGTTAGATACTGTTAATATAAACCTTAAGGTCTTAATCAATGAGAATAACGCCACTATAATCCATAATGGACTCCCCATAATCGTGGGTGATGCTTATCAGATGATTTTATTATTTCAGAACCTCATTGGCAATGCCATAAAGTATCGCCGTGAAAACTCGCCTCAAATCCATATCTCTAAAGAGATAGATGGAGATCAGTATCTTTTCAGTGTGAAGGACAATGGGATAGGTATTGATTCTGAACATCTGGGAGGTATTTTCAACATTTTCAAGCGTCTACATACCAACGAGGAGTATGAAGGAACCGGGATGGGTTTGAGCATCGTCCAGAGAATTGTCCATCAGCATGGCGGGGAAATCTGGGTAGAATCCGAACCTGGAAAAGGTTCAAACTTCAATTTCACAATTCCAATACATCCTCTTGATTCTAATATTAATGAAACGGTCTGA
- a CDS encoding tyrosine-type recombinase/integrase, with translation MQEEDEELLEKWFLIRNLSSGTEKTYRIAIKDFSKFIGKTPTELKAEADEEEASPIRLMDRKVSLNLLRYKKKLKGDGKSPKTVNLYFSAIKSFYKSFQITLPDIKLDKGDIGQEKNIGKPLTRTDIHKLISAASTRERALIYLMALSGMGQQEARDLTISKLLNSASQATGIGIESVEDLFKHEEQLLNEVLTLEIRRKKVNYRHYTFIPPEVTREIIAYLKERCYGRNEKIRISGEVEEPIFVNNYGGRLSRDSIVTNFRRIGQEAGFKKDKGSYAFWRSHALRKYFISTIINKIGEKVIADYLAGHKISSQDRTYWQANPADLKNHYLKALPYLSLDEAKVKDVESEGFRELKEENRDLKRELDELSIKLGELDGFAEYLKKQRK, from the coding sequence ATGCAAGAAGAAGATGAAGAACTACTAGAAAAATGGTTCTTAATCCGCAACCTCAGCTCCGGAACAGAAAAAACCTACAGAATAGCCATCAAAGATTTTTCAAAGTTCATAGGAAAGACTCCAACCGAATTAAAAGCCGAAGCAGATGAAGAAGAAGCTTCCCCTATCAGGTTAATGGATAGGAAGGTATCACTAAATTTACTTCGATATAAAAAGAAACTCAAGGGCGACGGTAAATCTCCTAAAACTGTTAATCTATATTTTTCTGCTATCAAATCATTCTACAAATCATTCCAAATAACTTTACCAGATATTAAATTGGATAAGGGGGATATTGGCCAGGAAAAAAATATTGGCAAACCCTTAACGAGGACAGATATTCACAAACTAATAAGTGCAGCATCAACCAGGGAAAGAGCACTAATCTATCTTATGGCCCTTTCGGGTATGGGGCAACAGGAAGCAAGAGATCTTACAATCAGTAAACTTCTAAATTCTGCCAGCCAAGCTACTGGAATTGGCATTGAAAGTGTTGAAGACCTCTTTAAACATGAAGAACAGCTACTTAATGAAGTTTTGACCTTAGAGATAAGAAGGAAGAAAGTTAATTATCGTCACTATACCTTCATCCCACCTGAAGTCACAAGAGAAATCATAGCTTACCTCAAGGAACGATGCTATGGCCGTAATGAGAAGATTAGAATTTCAGGTGAAGTAGAAGAACCTATCTTCGTTAACAATTATGGTGGCAGACTAAGTCGAGATAGTATAGTTACTAATTTTAGGAGAATCGGGCAGGAAGCAGGATTCAAAAAAGATAAAGGAAGTTATGCTTTTTGGAGAAGCCATGCACTCAGGAAGTACTTCATCAGCACTATCATAAATAAAATAGGTGAAAAAGTCATTGCTGACTATTTGGCCGGCCACAAAATAAGCAGTCAAGACAGAACTTACTGGCAGGCTAACCCTGCTGACTTAAAAAACCACTATCTTAAAGCTTTACCCTATTTATCCTTGGACGAGGCCAAGGTAAAGGATGTGGAGAGTGAAGGCTTCCGAGAGCTAAAGGAAGAAAATCGTGACTTGAAAAGAGAATTGGATGAGTTGAGTATTAAGTTAGGAGAGCTAGACGGCTTTGCTGAATATCTTAAAAAGCAAAGAAAATGA
- a CDS encoding DUF1697 domain-containing protein, with protein MVKYVALLRGIGPSNPNMRNENLRRVFEDLGFFNVRTVISSGNVLFEAKSSNVKQLELLIERTLPEQLDFRSTTIIRSKEQWADLFNSNPFGDIRDTPKSRLNVTFLKNKPETDLEFPYHAENEGFVVLGVFNGAICSLVNLERSKTPHLMSWLEKEFGKEITTRTWKTVGRILKKLNES; from the coding sequence ATGGTTAAGTATGTAGCGTTACTAAGGGGCATAGGCCCCTCTAATCCTAACATGCGTAATGAGAATTTGCGTAGGGTTTTTGAGGATCTTGGCTTTTTCAATGTCCGGACGGTTATTTCCAGTGGTAATGTTCTGTTTGAAGCTAAATCCAGTAATGTAAAACAACTAGAACTCCTCATTGAAAGAACCCTGCCTGAACAGCTTGATTTTAGAAGTACCACCATTATTCGCAGTAAAGAACAATGGGCGGATCTTTTTAATAGCAATCCATTTGGAGACATCAGGGACACACCAAAATCCAGATTAAATGTCACTTTCTTAAAAAATAAACCAGAAACAGATCTTGAATTTCCATATCATGCAGAAAATGAGGGTTTTGTCGTTTTAGGTGTATTTAACGGTGCTATCTGCAGCTTAGTGAATCTGGAAAGATCAAAAACCCCACATCTAATGAGCTGGCTGGAGAAGGAATTTGGCAAAGAAATAACCACCCGGACCTGGAAAACAGTTGGTAGAATTCTTAAGAAGCTAAACGAAAGCTAG
- a CDS encoding DUF4268 domain-containing protein codes for MAKEINFDEITELPLNLFFRTEDQHFTPWLQENIDKLGSIIGIDIAEAETEVSIGSFRLDILAYESGTNRKIAIENQYGTTNHTHLGQLITYMAGLNAEVVVWIAENFNTEHITAINHLNQISNKDIAFFCIKPRLITIGDSKPAIEFVVIAKPDEWEKEIHGEINLSERALAYKDFWTKLKREYQQKIPSFNRKVSTRSYYGMTTGKAGLGFLWKFTNKGCFEIELWVNTTSQTRNQEIINKIKSNKDNIENNLDCPLFFYNDENYKHKSVNIRYKKPADILTTSEKGKEELINWGVQSMPRFQELLQPIIKEF; via the coding sequence TTGGCAAAAGAAATAAATTTTGATGAAATAACTGAATTACCTTTAAATCTATTTTTTAGGACTGAAGATCAACATTTTACTCCTTGGCTACAAGAAAACATCGATAAATTAGGAAGTATAATTGGAATTGATATTGCTGAAGCAGAAACCGAAGTATCCATAGGTAGTTTTAGATTAGACATACTCGCTTACGAATCAGGGACAAATAGGAAAATTGCAATTGAAAACCAATACGGAACCACCAACCATACCCATCTAGGACAGCTTATAACTTATATGGCTGGACTTAATGCTGAAGTTGTAGTTTGGATAGCAGAAAATTTTAACACAGAACACATTACAGCGATTAACCATCTTAACCAAATATCAAACAAAGATATAGCATTTTTCTGCATAAAACCTCGTTTAATCACAATAGGAGACAGCAAACCAGCCATCGAATTTGTTGTAATAGCAAAACCAGATGAATGGGAAAAAGAAATACATGGCGAAATTAACCTATCTGAAAGAGCTCTGGCTTATAAGGACTTTTGGACTAAACTGAAAAGGGAATACCAACAAAAAATACCATCATTCAATCGTAAAGTATCAACCAGGTCTTATTATGGCATGACAACTGGTAAAGCAGGATTAGGGTTTCTTTGGAAGTTTACAAATAAAGGATGCTTTGAAATAGAGCTATGGGTAAATACAACAAGCCAAACACGGAACCAAGAAATAATTAACAAAATTAAATCCAATAAAGATAATATCGAAAATAACTTAGATTGTCCGTTGTTTTTTTATAATGACGAGAATTACAAACACAAATCAGTTAATATCAGATATAAAAAACCAGCAGACATCTTAACAACTTCAGAGAAAGGAAAAGAAGAGCTAATAAATTGGGGTGTCCAATCAATGCCCAGATTTCAGGAACTATTACAGCCCATCATAAAAGAATTCTAG
- a CDS encoding CDC27 family protein, with protein MVSNEDIKKNLKLKRKGIDPDDPKQKVLAGIYSQMKENETRSKSEKNPLDRICPKCGVKNYLTSVKCIECGENLPELSADSIKTFSNRNKTSNKGINSTLKESINLNQTNQKDIKKAKELIKKGNDSFTKGKFKDALIFFNKATEKDPNSIEAYNFKVSTLLALNKPTEALEYIEKSIDIDPKNPGSWMIKGIVLVSLQKYEESIACYDQTLKLKPDLITALFQKGSALLNVPGRENEGKECLKQFIERAPTELENLKMAANQLINDEFTPMIQIQGGDKQGKVMILTTEMEGIRIQRKGLYTGWDKGTQFIRYNDITSIGFKKGLVLGTLEISVPGARIKVRSVNSAHGVTFTNIVQKKVQQVKSKPQQAETVRVEQKLSPMDEIKKAKELLDIGAINQSEFEEIKNKYMEKI; from the coding sequence ATGGTTTCAAATGAAGATATCAAAAAAAATTTGAAATTAAAAAGGAAGGGTATTGATCCCGATGATCCAAAGCAGAAAGTACTTGCTGGGATATATTCTCAGATGAAAGAGAATGAAACCAGAAGTAAGTCTGAAAAAAATCCTTTAGACAGGATCTGCCCTAAATGTGGGGTAAAAAACTATCTAACATCTGTTAAATGTATTGAATGTGGTGAGAACTTACCCGAACTTTCAGCAGACTCCATTAAAACCTTTTCAAATAGAAATAAGACCTCAAATAAGGGGATAAATTCTACGTTAAAAGAAAGTATAAACTTGAACCAAACAAACCAAAAGGACATTAAAAAGGCAAAAGAACTTATTAAAAAGGGTAATGATAGTTTTACGAAAGGAAAATTTAAAGATGCATTAATATTTTTTAATAAAGCCACTGAAAAAGATCCAAACTCTATAGAAGCTTACAATTTTAAAGTTAGTACATTATTAGCTTTAAACAAACCCACAGAGGCCCTGGAATACATTGAAAAATCAATTGATATTGATCCAAAAAATCCTGGATCATGGATGATCAAAGGCATTGTTTTAGTCAGTCTACAAAAATATGAAGAATCTATTGCTTGTTATGATCAAACACTGAAATTGAAACCTGATTTAATTACAGCACTATTTCAAAAAGGTTCCGCACTCCTTAATGTACCTGGAAGAGAGAATGAGGGAAAAGAATGCTTAAAGCAGTTTATTGAAAGAGCACCAACAGAATTAGAAAATCTAAAAATGGCTGCAAATCAGCTCATTAACGATGAATTCACTCCAATGATTCAGATCCAAGGCGGCGACAAGCAAGGTAAGGTAATGATTTTAACTACAGAAATGGAAGGCATTAGAATACAACGAAAAGGACTTTATACGGGATGGGACAAAGGCACTCAATTCATTAGATATAATGATATCACAAGTATAGGTTTCAAGAAAGGGCTGGTATTGGGAACTCTTGAAATTTCAGTTCCTGGAGCAAGAATTAAAGTAAGAAGTGTAAACTCTGCACATGGCGTTACTTTCACCAACATTGTACAAAAAAAAGTTCAACAAGTAAAATCTAAACCACAACAGGCAGAAACCGTCCGAGTCGAACAAAAACTTAGCCCTATGGACGAAATCAAAAAAGCCAAAGAATTATTGGACATTGGAGCTATTAATCAAAGTGAATTTGAAGAGATTAAAAATAAGTATATGGAAAAAATATGA
- a CDS encoding DUF1801 domain-containing protein, with the protein MKKNNPQSKKPGSPKADGEGIVLAKIAAMPEPYRTMGERLHAIIKASEPTISPRLWYGMPAYAKDGKVVCFFRGAEDERYMTLGFNENANLDEGHMWPTSFALKELTATEEERIIALVKKAVS; encoded by the coding sequence ATGAAAAAAAACAACCCTCAATCAAAAAAGCCCGGTTCACCCAAGGCGGACGGGGAAGGTATAGTGCTCGCGAAGATCGCCGCGATGCCAGAACCGTATCGCACCATGGGAGAGCGGCTCCATGCCATCATCAAAGCCAGTGAGCCAACCATCTCACCGAGGCTCTGGTACGGGATGCCCGCCTATGCCAAGGACGGCAAGGTGGTCTGTTTCTTCCGCGGGGCCGAGGATGAGAGATATATGACCCTCGGCTTCAACGAAAACGCCAACCTCGACGAAGGCCACATGTGGCCGACCTCCTTCGCCCTGAAGGAGTTGACTGCCACCGAAGAGGAAAGGATCATTGCCCTCGTGAAGAAAGCGGTGAGCTGA
- a CDS encoding SRPBCC family protein, producing MNKLHFSITIKAPRERVWDTMLSQDTYQSWTEVFGPGSHFVGEWNLGSKILFLAPDETGQMSGMIGRIKENQLYEYVSVEYIGVVLAGEEDTSSEEAMNVAGAMEKYTFKEVDGSTELRVDMYMDDGDEFVGMFQEIWPQALQKLKELAEK from the coding sequence ATGAACAAACTACATTTTTCCATAACCATTAAAGCACCTAGAGAAAGGGTCTGGGACACTATGCTCAGCCAGGACACCTACCAGTCCTGGACGGAAGTATTTGGGCCCGGTTCACACTTCGTTGGGGAATGGAATTTAGGGAGTAAAATCCTTTTCCTGGCCCCGGATGAAACCGGTCAAATGTCGGGCATGATTGGCAGAATAAAAGAGAACCAGCTATATGAGTACGTTTCAGTGGAGTACATTGGCGTGGTGCTGGCTGGAGAAGAAGATACCTCCAGTGAAGAGGCTATGAATGTGGCTGGGGCCATGGAGAAATACACCTTCAAAGAGGTAGATGGCTCCACTGAGCTTCGGGTGGATATGTATATGGATGATGGGGATGAGTTCGTAGGGATGTTCCAGGAAATATGGCCCCAAGCCCTGCAGAAACTTAAAGAGCTGGCGGAGAAATAA